A window of Abyssibacter profundi genomic DNA:
CACCGACGCCGCAGTGTTCGACTATCTGCAGCAAGTTCCGGCTTTCCAGGTCGATGGTGAGTTCTCCCCGCAGGCCTATCGGGACACGTTGTCGGCAAATCGTCGGCAGCCCGATGCGTTTGAAGCACAGGTTGCGGCGTCCATTGCAACGGAGCAGCTGCAGTTGGCGATCGGGCAATCGGCGCTCGTGGCCCCAGGGGAAGTCGATCTGGCGTACCGCATGCAGCATCAGCAGCGGCGTTTTTCGCAGGTGACCTTCACCATTGCCGATTTCCGTGATGATGTGTCGGTGAGCGAAGAGGACATCCAGGCCAGGTACGAAGCCCAGTCTCAACGCTATACCACCCCTGAACAAATCCGCCTGCACTACATCGAGGTCAATCAGTCGCAGCTCACACCCACGGGTGAGCCCGATGAGGAGGCGCTGCGCGCAGTCTACGAAGACCAGCGTGGTCGATTCACCACGCCCGAGGCGCGGAAAACGTCACATATTCTGATCAAGACCGGGGATCGGAGTCATGGTGACGCCAAGGCGTTGGCCGAAGAGGCACGTTCGCGAATTGTGGAGGGTGGGGAGTCCTTCGATGAGGTGGCCCGTGAACTGTCCGAAGATGGCGGTTCCGCCCAATCAGGCGGTGATCTGGACTGGGTCGAGCGTGGCGTGATGGTGCCTGAGTTTGAAGATGCCTTGTTCGCAATGGAGGAAGGCGAAGTCAGTCTCCCCGTTGAAACCGACTTCGGTTGGCACATCATCAAGCTGGAATCGATTCGGGCTGAAACGACCAAGCCCTTTGATGACGCGGACGTCCAGGCGCGTATTCGGGAAATCTATCAGCGCGATGCTGCGGCCGAGCGTTTCCAATCCTTAACGGAGGAGCTGGAGACCTTGGCCTATGAGTCACTCGACGCCTTGGAGCCCGCGGCAGAGGCAACCGGCTTGCCGCTGGAGCAGACGGATTGGTTTAGTCGTCAGGGTGGTGCGGGTATCGCAGCGAACGACGACGTGATCGAAACGGCATTTTCTCCGATTGTCCTGGAAGATGGGGAGAACAGCCGCTTGATTGAAATCGAGCCCGGTCGGGTGGTCGTGGTCCGAGTAAGCGATCGGCAACCGGAGGAGCTGCGACCCTTGGACGACGTGAGAGAAGAGATTCGCAGCGAGCTGGTGAACGAAGCCGCCGCGGCCAAGGCGCGACAGCAGGCGGAGTCGCTACTGACCAGCCTCAAGGACACCGGAACCTTCTCCGCTGCACTGTCTGCGCAGGCCCTGGAGAAAACCGTGATCGATTCCGGGCTGATCGAGCGTGACGAGACGGAGGGCCGTGGTGGCGCTCGGTTAAGCCCACGCGTGGTCAGAACGATCTTCTCACAGCCGCGGTCTGCCGCCGGTCAGCCTGAGGGCATGGGCCAGCTGACCGTTGCGGGGGGTGACGTTGTGGTCTATGCCCTGGAAACGGTCGAAGACCCTCGTGTACCCACCGCGGGTGCTGAACGGCAGACGGTTGCGGACCGTGCCGCTGCACTGGCCGCACGACAGGAGCTGGCGGCTTGGGAAGCAGCCGTACGTGCAGAGACCCGCATCAAGGTCTATGAAGATGTGCTGGCCCAGCAGATTGAAGACAGTGCGCCGCCGTACTAGTCATCAAGCCGTATGAGCGAGCAAACAAAAAGCCGGCATCATGCCGGCTTTTTGCTGTGTGGCGCCGCTTTTGCCAGGGGCCGCCCTACGGTTGGCGAGTAAGGCCTCAGGGGCTGCGAGACTCGGCGCCTGGCATCCCCTGGATGTGATAACCGGCATCAACGTAGATGATCTCTCCGGTGATTCCGGAGGCCAGATCACTACAAAGAAACGCAGCCGTGTTACCGACTTCGACGGGTTCAACATTGCGCCTTAGCGGAGATGCTTCGCTGGTCGCATTGAGCATGTCGCGAAAGCCTGAAATTCCCGCCGCCGCAAGCGTTTTGATCGGGCCGGCTGACACCCCATTGACACGGATACCCCTGGGGCCGAGTTCAGCGGCCATATAGCGCACGGATGCTTCAAGACTGGCTTTGGCCGGGCCCATGACGTTGTAGCCGGGTAATGCACGCTCGGCACCCAGGTAACTCAAGGTGAGCAGGGCCCCGCCATCGGACATCAGCGGATAAAAGGCCTTGCCCAATGCGGCAAAGCTATAGGCACTGATGTCATGCGCAATACCGAAACCCTCGCGCGTCACTGACTCAAGAAAACCGCCCTTGAGCAGTTCGCGGGGTGCGAAGCCGATGGAGTGGACAACGATATCGATACCACCCCAGTGCGCCTCGATGGCTTGACGGGCCTGTACGATCTCGTCGTCCGAGGTCACGTCCAGCGGCAGGCAGAGTTCAGCCGAATACTCCTCAGCAGCCGCTTCTACACGACTTTTCAGTTTGTCTCCGGCGTAGCTCAGCGCAAGACGCGCCCCCTGGCCATGCATGACCTCAGCAATACCTGAGGCGATAGAGCGAGGACTGGCGATGCCTGTGATGAGTGCGCGCTTTCCATCGAGAAATCCGTTCATGTCTCCTCTCCTTGTTCGCCCCGAGGGCCTTCGGCGTCGCTATGCGCTTTCGCCGGTTGCACCCTGGTTCACTGTCAGCCGTCTAGGCGGGTTCAAAGAACAGCGGATAATCCAGCGTGATGGGTGGCACATCTTTGGCGCCGAAGTTCATCAAGCGAATGCGATTGAGGATCTTGCCCTCCACATCTGCATCATTGAGCTGGGATTCGACGATCTCGACCGACGAAACCGAACCGTTTGGCGCGATGGTCAAACGGACCACGACCTTGCCTGACAATGTCGGGTTTTGTCGGCGGGCCCGGTTGTAGATTGAATAAAACGCGCCTTTGGTCCGATCGAAGACGAGCTGAATTTCGTCAATGGGCCGGCCTGCACTTGGTGCACTGCCACCCGAGCCGCGGGCAGGGGACCCACCACCGCCACCACCGCCGGCTGT
This region includes:
- a CDS encoding enoyl-ACP reductase FabI: MNGFLDGKRALITGIASPRSIASGIAEVMHGQGARLALSYAGDKLKSRVEAAAEEYSAELCLPLDVTSDDEIVQARQAIEAHWGGIDIVVHSIGFAPRELLKGGFLESVTREGFGIAHDISAYSFAALGKAFYPLMSDGGALLTLSYLGAERALPGYNVMGPAKASLEASVRYMAAELGPRGIRVNGVSAGPIKTLAAAGISGFRDMLNATSEASPLRRNVEPVEVGNTAAFLCSDLASGITGEIIYVDAGYHIQGMPGAESRSP
- a CDS encoding SurA N-terminal domain-containing protein, translating into MLQSIRESTSGPFAWIVVAIITVPFAFFGIETFRSGGGDATVAKVGDEKITQRELQVGYEQRYQRLQQMMGESFDPSLIQGPQFRRTVLDDMVREQVISSYVDDSGLRGTDAAVFDYLQQVPAFQVDGEFSPQAYRDTLSANRRQPDAFEAQVAASIATEQLQLAIGQSALVAPGEVDLAYRMQHQQRRFSQVTFTIADFRDDVSVSEEDIQARYEAQSQRYTTPEQIRLHYIEVNQSQLTPTGEPDEEALRAVYEDQRGRFTTPEARKTSHILIKTGDRSHGDAKALAEEARSRIVEGGESFDEVARELSEDGGSAQSGGDLDWVERGVMVPEFEDALFAMEEGEVSLPVETDFGWHIIKLESIRAETTKPFDDADVQARIREIYQRDAAAERFQSLTEELETLAYESLDALEPAAEATGLPLEQTDWFSRQGGAGIAANDDVIETAFSPIVLEDGENSRLIEIEPGRVVVVRVSDRQPEELRPLDDVREEIRSELVNEAAAAKARQQAESLLTSLKDTGTFSAALSAQALEKTVIDSGLIERDETEGRGGARLSPRVVRTIFSQPRSAAGQPEGMGQLTVAGGDVVVYALETVEDPRVPTAGAERQTVADRAAALAARQELAAWEAAVRAETRIKVYEDVLAQQIEDSAPPY